A portion of the Lonchura striata isolate bLonStr1 unplaced genomic scaffold, bLonStr1.mat Scaffold_167, whole genome shotgun sequence genome contains these proteins:
- the LOC144248543 gene encoding endogenous retrovirus group K member 6 Gag polyprotein-like: MQGSRVFSSTADASLFSRGFQPSSSQMLQTPLVSVSAAAPELQPQQMTPLYRQVPTEFTALQSAKVDWQDIRAELEKEKGLLQGSGNIMMPVNYDAQGQNPRWERLDRGAIKDLAKAIRDNGLSSPYFKQMLKSIFGMYDLTPYDLKYLATSVLTDTQALVWQKAWRRSLEELRARYQGGPNANLTMAQLAGDPPEDDPTQQAAVERQVSEEGAKPHLIKSLAFSNANPECRRIISMMPHQATLADMIEACSKVGTPQHVASIMEEHLGDQIEKCVREALANYTKSNPNAERRCFGCGAQGHIKRNCPQLSKPNKPPDLCPRCRRGKHLASECHSQTDVDGKLLPIPGNGKKSRNGFNLGGMGFVSGPENEGSENKLRHYIPISYQVQ; this comes from the exons atgcaaggcagtcgtgtgttctcctccacagcagatgcttcacttttctccagaggcttccagccttcatcttcgcagatgctgcagacgccattggtatcggtgagtgctgctgcaccagaactgcagccacaacagatgactccactctacaggcaagtacccactgaatttacagctttgcagagcgcaaaagtggactggcaggacattcgagcagagttggagaaagagaaaggtttattgcagggctcgggaaatataatgatgccagtgaactatgacgctcagggccaaaacccgagatgggaacGCCTGGAccgtggagcaatcaaagatttagctaaggccattcgggacaatgggttgtcatcaccatatttcaagcaaatgttaaaaagtatttttggaatgTATGATTTAACACCGtatgatcttaaatatcttgcgacatcagttcttacagacacccaagctctcGTGTGGCAGAAGgcatggaggagatccctggaggagctgagagccagataccagggcggGCCGAATgcgaacctcaccatggcgcagcttgctggtgatcctcctgaggacgatccaactcaacaggcg gcggtggagcggcaggtgagcGAGGAGGGAGCAAAACCACACCTGATCAAAAGCCTCgcgttctccaatgccaatccggagtgcagacggatcatcagcatgatgccgcaccaggccactttggcagacatgatcgaggcgtgcagcaaggtggggacaccacaacatgttgcttccatcatggaggaacacttgggggatcaaattgaaaaatgtgttagggaagctcttgcaaattatacaaagaGCAACCCTAATGCAGAGAGacggtgctttgggtgtggggcacaaggacatattaaaaggaactgcccacaactttCAAAGCCcaacaagccaccagacctttgccctcggtgcaggagagggaaacatctcgcaagtgagtgtcactcacagacagatgtggatgggaaacttcttcctattccgggaaacgggaaaaagagcagaaatggcTTCAATCTAGGAGGCATGGGCTTTGTTTCAGGACCTGAAAATGAGGggtcagaaaataaattgaggCATTATATTCCCATTTCCTATCAggtgcaataa